Below is a genomic region from Actinoallomurus bryophytorum.
GTATTACTCAAAGTGCGCCGAAATGGCCGCTCCGGTACATTACGGAGCGGCCATCCCGGTCACTCCTTGCTCTCCCTGCGCGGCCTGAACAGCGCCTCCGCCAGCGCGAGCATCGTCTCCTCGAGGGTGATGAGCCGTTTCATGAGGTCCTCGTGCACGGAGGTCATGCGGCCGCTCATGTCGTGCTGGACGCCGTCGACCCTCTTACTCACGTCCTCGTGCACACCACCCACCTGGCGCAGCAGGTCCTCGCGAAGAATCTCCATATGTTTCGTGATATCGGCGCGGGACGACTCAATGATCTTCGACAGGGTTTCCTCGGCCTCGTCGCGATCGGGCCGCGCCCGCAGCTCGTCGATGAGCGGGTCGATGGCCTCGGCGAGCCGTTTCTCCAAGGCGTCGAAACGGTCCGTGGGATCGATGAACGGCCGGTCGCCGATGGCGGCGAGCTTGCGGTGCAGCTCGCCGATCTCCAGCGTGACCGGCAGCTGGCCGATGCGCTGGTTGATGCCGTCGACCCGGTCGTCGACGCCTTCGATCTTGGCCTCGAGCCCCTGGAAGTGCCCTTCGACGCCCTTGAGCTTGCCGGAGAGGCCCTCGACGCGGCCGTCGATGCCGTCGAGACGGCCGCCGACCCCCTCGACCCTGCCGTTGACCGCGTCCAGTCCCTTCTCGACGCGCTCGGCCATGTCGCTGAGCGACTGGTCGACCTTGCCGGCCACACCGTTGATCTGGTGCTCGAGCTTTTCGGACCGATGCCCCAGGTCGGCGAGCGTCTTGTCGAGGCGGTTGAACCGTACGGACGCGGCCTCCATCGTGCCGGCCAGCCGGTCCAGCCGCTTGGTCAGGTCGTCCATCTGCTGCGCGGCCCGCAGCGTCGCGTCGGTGATGCTCTTGCTCGAGTCGAGCACGGTCTGGATGCGGGAGAGGCCTTCGTCGACGTTCTCCGCGATCACCCCTACGTCGGCCCACAACGAGGGCAGCTCGGCGACGGGCTTGACCTTCTCGCCGACCGACTCGATGTGCTCGGCCAGCCCCTCGGCCCATTCCGGCGGCTTGCCGTACAACTCGTCGACCTGGCCGCGGACCGTGTCGAGTTGGGTCGTCAGGCCGCTGAGCTCACGCTCACGCACCTCGCGGAGCAGCCACTCGATGCCTTCGAGTCGCTGATGGATCTCGTCGAGGACCTGACCTGTCGAGCGCTGCTCGTAAACATGATCTTGAGCAGCGCGGGCCAGCAATTCCCGCATTCGGTCCGAGACCGGTTGACCTCCTGTCTGCAGGAAGTTGTGATTGGTGTCCACCCGGGGAGCTCCTTCGTTTTGCCGGGTCGCCGGCCTGCGCGCGGAAATGGCAGTGGCGTGCGTCGCGAAGGGCCACTCTAATGACATGACCATGGTCATCGAGCGTAAGCAAAGAAATTCAGGGAAAAGAGATCCTTATCCCGGAGAAGCGGAATGCCGCTTTAGTCGCGGCGATGACGGCCTTCGTAAGGGGCCGGTATCGCATGCGAGTTCACCATGGCCGAGACCACCGGACCGCGTCCGAGCAGGCGGTCCAGCTCGCCACGGCCGAGGAAGACGCCACGGCAGGCCGCGCACTCCTCCACCGCGACGCCGCCACGTTGAAAGCTGACCATTCCGGCGCCGCACTTGGGACATTGCAGCACGGCGTCGGTCATTGTGTTCCCCATTTCCCCCGAGCGCCCCGACTGGGCGCGCCTTCATGCCGCGCGCGCCGGCACGGATTTCGCGTGCCGCCAAGAGTAGTCAAGCCAATACGGCAATAGTCGCAGTGTTTACCTTAGGCTGGCGTGTCTTCTGCCTTGAGATGGTGTCGTAGAGCGGTACAGATGAGTGCGACCGGGGCATCGCCCACCCGGGTCAGAACAACGACGCATTCGCGTGAGCCGGACGTGCGTAGCTCACGCCTCAGCTGTTCGATGTCGGCGGCGAATCCCCGCTTCTTGATCGTCAAGGTGCCCGCGTCGTGTCTCCTTAGCGCGGCCCGCAGCCGTTTGACCGAGAAGGGCAGCACCTCGTGGATCTCGTAGCCGCGGGCGAAGGGCGTGGCCCGCGACGCGTCAGAGGTGATGTAGGCGATGCGCGGGTCGGCCAGGGCGCCGTCGAGCGTCACCGCGACCTCGGCGACCAGATGAGCGCGGACGACCGCCCCGTCCGGCTCGTACAGATAGCGCCGCCAGCCGGCCACCGGCGGTGGCCCGAGCCGCGGGTCCGCCACCATCGTGGCCGTCTCCGTGCCCTCGCGGAGTACGGTCGCGCGCCGCAGCGTCGTCCCTGGTCGTGCGCCGGAAAGGCCGCCGAGCCAGAGCGCCGCCTCCTTGACGTCACCGCCGTCGGAGATCCACTCGGCCTCGGCGCCGGGCGGGACCACGTCGTGCGGGATGCCCGGCGCCACCTTCACACAGCCCGCCGGAGCCGCGCGGGCCAGACCGAGCACGGTCGTGAGCGAGGGTTCGTACGCCTCCGGGTTGAAGATCCTTCCACTGGCGCCGCGGCGCCCGGGGTCGGCGAAGACCGCGGCGTGGCCCGCCGGGTCCTGGACGGCGGCGTCGCCCGCGCGTACGGAGGCCGAGCCCTCCAGGCCGAACGCGCCCAGGTTCGCGCGAGCGACGGCGGCGGTCAGCGGGTCGAGGTCGACGCCGACCCCACGGCAGCCGGCCAGGCCACGCGCGACCAGGTCAGCGCCGATGCCGCAGCCCAGGTCCAGGACGGAGCCCGCGGGGCTCCCGGTGTTCAGATGGGCGGCGAAACGCCGCGCGCGATGCCGGGCGACGCTGGCCCGTGTGGCCTGTTCGAGGCCGGCCGGCGTGAAGTACATGCGGTCGGCCTCCGCGCCGAACTTGGCGCGCGCACGCAGCCGGAGGCGTATCTGCGTGAGAGCGGCGCCGACCAGCTCCGGCGAATGGCGTGCGCGCAACCGTGACGCCGTCGCGAGCAGCGCGTGCTCGCTGACGTCGGAGGCGCCCACCTCGCCGAGCAGGGCCCGGCCGCCGGGGGTGAGCAGCCCCTCGAAGGCGGCGATGTCCACCCGATGACGGTAGCGGCACGTCGCAGCGCCGGGAGACGAGCGAGAGCACGGTCTGTGGAGCGGTCCCACGGCGATCCTCAAGATCAGGTCGTCGGTGCAGGTCACAAGACTCAGGCCCGATGCGGGCGGGCCCGTGTTGACGGGTTCCCGGCCACGGCATAATCTCCATGACTGGCACTCTCATCATCCGAGTGCCAATCAAGCGACAGGCTGGTCTGGCACCCGCGACGGCAGGCCACCGTGGTCGCGTCTCCAACATGCGGCTGGCCGCGAGGTCGGCCGAGGATACGCAATCGAAGGGGAAGGTCAGATCGTGTCGACCGCCACCAAGGTTGTTCTCAAGCCGCTCGAGGACCGCATCGTCGTCCAGCCCCTCGAGGCCGAGCAGACAACTGCATCAGGTCTGGTGATTCCGGACACCGCCAAGGAGAAGCCCCAGGAGGGCACCGTCCTTGCCGTAGGCCCGGGACGCTTCGACGACAAGGGCGAGAAGCGCGTGCCGCTCGACGTCAAGGTCGGGGATGTCGTGCTGTACAGCAAGTACGGCGGCACTGAGGTCAAGTACAACAACGAGGACTACCTCGTGTTGTCCGCTCGCGACGTGCTCGCCGTCGTCGAGAAGTAACAACAGATACAGAGATGCACCGCCCCGGTCGGCCCCCACGGGCGGCCGGGGCTGTGTGCGTCTGATGACATCCCTTACTTGGAGCTTCTCTAATGCCGAAGATCCTGGACTTCGACGAGGACGCACGGCGCGCGCTCGAGCGCGGCGTGAACGCCCTCGCCGATGCAGTGAAGGTGACGATCGGCCCGCGTGGCCGCAATGTCGTCATCGACAAGAAGTGGGGCGCACCCACTATCACCAACGACGGTGTGACGATCGCGCGGGAGGTGGACCTGGAGGACCCGTTCGAGAACCTCGGGGCCCAGCTCGCGAAGGAGGTCGCCACCAAGACCAACGACATCGCCGGTGACGGCACCACGACCGCGACCGTGCTGGCCCAGGCGATGGTCCGCGAGGGCCTGCGCAACGTGGCCGCCGGCGCGTCGCCGATCAGCCTCAAGCGCGGCATCGACATCGCCGCCGCCTACGTTTCGGACGAGCTGCTCAAGTCCGCCCGTGAGGTCGACGACAAGAGCTCGATCGCGCACGTCGCCACCATCTCCGCCCAGGACCCCAAGATCGGCGAGCTCATCGCCGAGGCGTTCGACAAGGTGGGCAAGGACGGCGTCATCACGGTGGAGGAGGCCCACACGATGGGCCTGGAGCTGGAGTTCACCGAGGGACTCCAGTTCGACAAGGGTTACCTGTCGCCGTACATGGTGACCGACCCCGAGCGCATGGAGGCGGTCCTCGAGGACGCCTACATCCTCATCCACGACGGCAAGATCTCCAACGTCACCGAGTTCCTCCCGCTCGCGGAGAAGGTCGCCCAGACCCGCAAGCCGCTGCTGATCGTGGCCGAGGACGTCGAGGGCGAGGCCCTCGCGCTCCTGGTGCAGAACAAGATCCGCGGCACCTTCGTCAGCGTCGCCGTCAAGGCCCCGGGCTTCGGCGACCGCCGCAAGGCGATGCTGGAGGACATCGCGGTCCTCACCGGCGGCCAGGTCATCACCGAGGCCATCGGCCTCAAGCTCGACGGTGTCGAGATCGACATGCTCGGCCAGGCGCGCCGCGTGACGATCAAGAAGGACGCCACCACGGTCGTCGACGGCGCGGGCGAGGCCTCCGCCATCGAGGACCGGGTCCGCCAGATCCGCCAGGAGATCGAGAACAGCGACTCCGACTGGGACCGCGAGAAGCTCCAGGAGCGGCTCGCCAAGCTCGCCGGCGGTGTCAGCGTGCTGCGTGTCGGTGCCGCCACCGAGGTGGAGCTGAAGGAGAAGAAGCACCGCCTCGAGGACGCCATCTCCGCGACCCGCGCGGCCATCGAGGAGGGCATCGTCTCCGGCGGCGGCAGCGCGCTCGTGCACGTCGCCAAGGCCGGCTTCGACGCGCTCGGCCTGTCCGGCGACGAGGCCACCGGCGCCGAGGCCGTTCGCAAGGCGCTCGTCGAGCCGCTGCGCTGGATCGCCGAGAACGGCGGCAACGAGGGCTACGTCGTCGTCTCCAAGGTCGAGGCGCTTTCCGCCGGCAACGGTTTCAACGCCGCCACCGCGGAGTACGGCGACCTGATCGCCCAGGGTGTCATCGACCCGGTGAAGGTGACGCGTTCCGCGGTCACCAACGCCGCTTCGATCGCCGGCATGCTGCTCACGACCGAGGCACTCGTCGTGGACAAGCCGGAAGAAGAGCCGGAGGGCGCCGCGGGCGGTCACGGCCACGGTCACGGGCACTGATTTTCGGTCACCGATTTTCGGTCCCTGACCCGGGCTCGACATCGGAAGGCCCCCCGCCGCTTCGGAGCGGCCGGGGGCCTTCTACCGTTTCCGTACCCAGCAGCCGGTTTTCGTTTTCAGGTTCGGCGGCGATCCCCGGGTCGACCTTGCGGGGGATGCCAATAATTTCCTCTTCGTCGGCGGTAGCCGGAACATGTGTTGCAAATGACACGTAGGCATGACGTGCGGGAGTCACTCCGCTACGCTGAGTGAGAAATAGCCGCTCGATCGTGCACTGTGACCATTCCGTTGTCATCAACGTGGCAGACAGGTGCGATCTCGGTGGGCATCATGCTCTCGTGACCGAGGGAGCAATCGCCGGGGCCACGTATCGGGG
It encodes:
- a CDS encoding zf-TFIIB domain-containing protein, with the translated sequence MTDAVLQCPKCGAGMVSFQRGGVAVEECAACRGVFLGRGELDRLLGRGPVVSAMVNSHAIPAPYEGRHRRD
- a CDS encoding class I SAM-dependent methyltransferase, encoding MDIAAFEGLLTPGGRALLGEVGASDVSEHALLATASRLRARHSPELVGAALTQIRLRLRARAKFGAEADRMYFTPAGLEQATRASVARHRARRFAAHLNTGSPAGSVLDLGCGIGADLVARGLAGCRGVGVDLDPLTAAVARANLGAFGLEGSASVRAGDAAVQDPAGHAAVFADPGRRGASGRIFNPEAYEPSLTTVLGLARAAPAGCVKVAPGIPHDVVPPGAEAEWISDGGDVKEAALWLGGLSGARPGTTLRRATVLREGTETATMVADPRLGPPPVAGWRRYLYEPDGAVVRAHLVAEVAVTLDGALADPRIAYITSDASRATPFARGYEIHEVLPFSVKRLRAALRRHDAGTLTIKKRGFAADIEQLRRELRTSGSRECVVVLTRVGDAPVALICTALRHHLKAEDTPA
- the groES gene encoding co-chaperone GroES → MSTATKVVLKPLEDRIVVQPLEAEQTTASGLVIPDTAKEKPQEGTVLAVGPGRFDDKGEKRVPLDVKVGDVVLYSKYGGTEVKYNNEDYLVLSARDVLAVVEK
- the groL gene encoding chaperonin GroEL (60 kDa chaperone family; promotes refolding of misfolded polypeptides especially under stressful conditions; forms two stacked rings of heptamers to form a barrel-shaped 14mer; ends can be capped by GroES; misfolded proteins enter the barrel where they are refolded when GroES binds) yields the protein MPKILDFDEDARRALERGVNALADAVKVTIGPRGRNVVIDKKWGAPTITNDGVTIAREVDLEDPFENLGAQLAKEVATKTNDIAGDGTTTATVLAQAMVREGLRNVAAGASPISLKRGIDIAAAYVSDELLKSAREVDDKSSIAHVATISAQDPKIGELIAEAFDKVGKDGVITVEEAHTMGLELEFTEGLQFDKGYLSPYMVTDPERMEAVLEDAYILIHDGKISNVTEFLPLAEKVAQTRKPLLIVAEDVEGEALALLVQNKIRGTFVSVAVKAPGFGDRRKAMLEDIAVLTGGQVITEAIGLKLDGVEIDMLGQARRVTIKKDATTVVDGAGEASAIEDRVRQIRQEIENSDSDWDREKLQERLAKLAGGVSVLRVGAATEVELKEKKHRLEDAISATRAAIEEGIVSGGGSALVHVAKAGFDALGLSGDEATGAEAVRKALVEPLRWIAENGGNEGYVVVSKVEALSAGNGFNAATAEYGDLIAQGVIDPVKVTRSAVTNAASIAGMLLTTEALVVDKPEEEPEGAAGGHGHGHGH